In one uncultured Devosia sp. genomic region, the following are encoded:
- a CDS encoding transporter substrate-binding domain-containing protein, with protein sequence MKKLILTAAAILALGTAVQAQETVRIATEGAYAPWNFINEAGEPAGYEIDLANALCEKAGVTCEIVTNDWDSIIPNLLAGNYDVIMAGMSITDERLETIDFTDAYFPPDPSKYAANAGSTIDFVNLSGQRIGVQGGTIQASYAEENLSADNTIVSFTTADQALADLAGGNLDVIFIDGAYLDPVVDASGGAIEIVGDDVLIGEGMGGGIRKDETELKTKLDTALQALKADGTVDKLIAQWFDGRGPYYAE encoded by the coding sequence GTGAAGAAGCTTATTTTGACCGCCGCGGCGATCCTCGCCCTCGGCACTGCCGTTCAGGCCCAGGAAACCGTCCGCATCGCCACCGAAGGCGCCTACGCCCCCTGGAATTTCATCAATGAAGCCGGCGAGCCGGCTGGCTATGAGATCGATCTTGCCAACGCCCTTTGCGAAAAGGCCGGCGTGACCTGCGAAATCGTCACCAATGACTGGGATTCCATCATCCCCAACCTGCTGGCTGGCAACTACGACGTGATCATGGCCGGCATGTCGATCACCGACGAACGCCTCGAAACCATCGATTTCACCGACGCCTATTTCCCGCCCGATCCGTCCAAGTATGCCGCCAATGCCGGCTCGACGATCGACTTCGTCAATCTCTCGGGCCAGCGCATCGGCGTCCAGGGCGGCACCATCCAGGCCTCCTATGCTGAAGAAAATCTCAGCGCCGACAACACCATTGTCTCCTTCACCACCGCCGATCAGGCCCTGGCCGATCTGGCTGGCGGCAATCTCGACGTGATCTTCATCGACGGCGCCTATCTCGATCCCGTCGTTGACGCTTCGGGCGGCGCCATTGAAATCGTCGGCGACGACGTGCTCATCGGCGAAGGCATGGGCGGCGGCATCCGCAAGGACGAGACCGAACTCAAGACCAAGCTCGACACCGCTCTCCAGGCCCTCAAGGCCGACGGCACCGTCGACAAGCTGATCGCCCAGTGGTTCGACGGCCGCGGCCCCTACTACGCCGAGTAA
- a CDS encoding amino acid ABC transporter ATP-binding protein encodes MAQATTALAEKLPVVAIRDLHKSFGELDVLKGISFSAREGEVVSLIGSSGSGKSTLLRCINMLEVPNSGTVAIDGEEIILSGTGAHRHIGDENQIRRIRSELGMVFQNFNLWAHLTILENVMEAPLVVQRRDKAEVRAEALAMLAKVGIESKADNYPNQLSGGQQQRAAIARALCINPRVMLFDEPTSALDPELQVEVTRVIKVLADEGRTMIMVTHDMDLARTISDRVVFLHQGLIEEEGTPEDVFGATKSARLKQFLNAAHQ; translated from the coding sequence ATGGCGCAAGCGACTACCGCTTTGGCGGAGAAGTTGCCTGTCGTGGCAATCCGCGACTTGCACAAGTCCTTCGGTGAGCTCGATGTGCTCAAGGGCATTTCCTTCTCCGCGCGTGAGGGCGAAGTCGTGTCGCTGATCGGCTCGTCCGGTTCGGGCAAGTCGACGCTGCTGCGCTGCATCAACATGCTCGAAGTGCCCAATAGTGGCACGGTCGCCATTGATGGCGAGGAGATCATCCTGTCCGGCACCGGTGCCCATCGCCATATCGGTGATGAAAACCAGATCCGCCGCATCCGCTCTGAACTCGGCATGGTGTTCCAGAACTTCAACCTCTGGGCCCATCTGACCATTCTCGAAAATGTCATGGAAGCGCCGCTCGTCGTGCAGCGCCGTGACAAGGCCGAGGTTCGCGCCGAGGCCCTCGCCATGCTGGCCAAGGTCGGCATCGAGTCCAAGGCCGACAATTATCCCAATCAGCTCTCCGGCGGCCAGCAGCAGCGCGCCGCCATCGCCCGCGCCCTCTGCATCAATCCGCGCGTCATGCTGTTCGACGAGCCGACCTCGGCGCTCGATCCCGAGCTGCAGGTCGAAGTCACCCGCGTCATCAAGGTTCTCGCCGACGAGGGCCGCACCATGATCATGGTAACCCACGACATGGACCTGGCGCGCACCATCAGCGACCGCGTCGTCTTCCTCCATCAGGGCCTGATCGAGGAAGAAGGCACGCCCGAAGACGTCTTCGGCGCAACCAAATCGGCCCGCCTCAAGCAGTTCCTAAACGCCGCCCATCAGTAG
- a CDS encoding YdcF family protein, with translation MFYTLAKIFWVVAQPLSVIGLLVLLGVALAAWGRRRLSISANVLALAVLVLCAFTTLGALIIRPLEDRFTRPAVMPSSVDAIIVLGGSTYARVSTARGVAELNDAGDRLTDAVVLARLYPEARVVYSGGAGVLDPGEPEAETAERFFLAMGIDRDRLVLEDQSRNTDENAGLTAAMLGGDSGTAILVTSAFHMPRSVGLFRRVGLDVVPWPTDYRSSGQEGFGLDFANPVNALNITSVATKEWVGLLVYHWTGRIGEVLPSPDGQ, from the coding sequence TTGTTTTATACGCTGGCGAAGATTTTCTGGGTTGTGGCGCAACCGCTTAGCGTGATCGGGCTGCTGGTTTTGCTGGGTGTGGCGCTGGCGGCTTGGGGGCGGCGGCGGTTAAGCATCAGCGCAAATGTGCTGGCGCTGGCGGTGCTGGTGCTGTGTGCGTTCACGACATTGGGGGCGCTGATCATCCGCCCGCTGGAAGATCGCTTCACGCGGCCAGCGGTGATGCCTTCGAGCGTGGACGCGATCATCGTGCTGGGTGGATCGACTTATGCGCGGGTGAGCACGGCGCGGGGCGTGGCCGAACTCAATGATGCGGGCGACCGGCTGACCGATGCGGTGGTGCTGGCGCGGCTCTATCCGGAAGCACGGGTGGTTTATTCGGGTGGGGCGGGCGTACTCGATCCGGGCGAACCGGAGGCGGAAACGGCGGAGCGGTTTTTCCTCGCCATGGGGATCGACAGAGACCGGCTGGTGCTGGAAGACCAGTCGCGCAATACGGATGAAAATGCCGGGCTGACGGCGGCGATGCTGGGCGGCGATAGCGGCACGGCTATTCTGGTGACCTCGGCCTTCCACATGCCGCGTTCGGTGGGGTTGTTCCGACGGGTAGGGCTCGATGTGGTGCCGTGGCCGACGGACTACCGCAGTTCCGGGCAGGAGGGCTTCGGGCTGGATTTCGCCAATCCGGTCAATGCGCTGAATATCACGAGCGTGGCGACCAAGGAGTGGGTGGGGTTGCTGGTGTATCACTGGACAGGTCGGATTGGGGAGGTTTTGCCTTCTCCTGATGGTCAATAG
- a CDS encoding HWE histidine kinase domain-containing protein — MPPNEPETHDTLRLRALSSGLSGRGITILHKTADHVFDLAENVPDHWDHTDIVGHTVADIFPPQIAEQFQTGCARAIETGQNQLVDFDIGEGLRRRSYKATLQRDGKACILTIIADVTEERAHEAAVAALLREVSHRSKNLLAIVQSVAMQTAHHSTGIEDFLEKFRGRLHALSSTQDLVTESNWRGTYLHTLVTAQLSRVGAHQLSHVRVTGENPLLGPNAALHIGLAIHELGANAVLHGALAEDKPGQVWVDARIVDHPGQDGDLVIEWQEAGIEAGENIQQPRFGTLVLERIVPLSVGGTAQFYIEPDSVRYRLVVPADQFEV, encoded by the coding sequence ATGCCCCCCAACGAGCCTGAAACACATGACACGCTGCGCCTGCGCGCTCTGTCATCCGGGCTGAGCGGCCGGGGCATCACCATCCTGCACAAGACTGCTGACCACGTTTTTGACCTTGCCGAAAACGTCCCCGATCACTGGGACCACACCGACATCGTCGGCCACACCGTCGCCGACATCTTCCCTCCCCAAATCGCCGAGCAATTCCAGACCGGCTGCGCCCGGGCCATCGAAACCGGCCAGAACCAGCTCGTTGATTTCGACATCGGCGAAGGCCTCCGCCGCCGCAGCTACAAGGCAACGCTCCAGCGCGACGGGAAAGCCTGCATCCTTACCATAATCGCCGATGTCACCGAGGAGCGCGCCCACGAGGCTGCCGTCGCCGCCCTGTTGCGTGAAGTCAGCCACCGCTCGAAGAACCTGCTAGCGATCGTGCAGTCCGTCGCCATGCAGACCGCCCACCACAGCACCGGCATTGAGGATTTCCTCGAAAAATTCCGCGGTCGCCTCCATGCCCTCTCCAGCACGCAGGATCTCGTCACCGAGAGCAATTGGCGCGGCACCTACCTCCACACGCTCGTCACCGCTCAGCTCAGCCGCGTCGGCGCCCACCAGCTCTCCCATGTCCGCGTCACCGGCGAAAACCCGCTGCTCGGCCCCAATGCCGCGCTGCACATCGGCCTCGCCATCCACGAACTCGGCGCCAATGCCGTGCTGCATGGCGCCCTCGCCGAGGACAAGCCGGGCCAGGTCTGGGTCGATGCGCGCATTGTCGACCACCCCGGCCAGGATGGCGATCTGGTCATCGAATGGCAGGAAGCCGGCATCGAAGCCGGCGAGAACATCCAGCAGCCCCGCTTCGGCACGCTGGTCCTCGAACGCATCGTGCCGCTCTCGGTCGGCGGCACCGCCCAATTCTACATCGAACCCGATAGCGTGCGCTATCGCCTGGTCGTTCCGGCCGATCAGTTCGAGGTTTGA
- a CDS encoding DUF1328 domain-containing protein, translated as MLYYALVFLVIALIAGVLGFGGIAGASAGIAQILFFLFLAFLVVSLLVGLFRRGAR; from the coding sequence ATGCTCTACTACGCACTCGTCTTCCTCGTTATCGCCCTGATTGCTGGCGTTCTTGGCTTCGGCGGCATTGCCGGCGCCTCTGCCGGTATCGCCCAGATCCTGTTCTTCCTGTTCCTGGCTTTCCTCGTCGTGTCGCTGCTGGTGGGCCTGTTCCGCCGCGGCGCCCGTTAA
- a CDS encoding response regulator produces the protein MTLSTRIAPHLPYLRRFSRAVTGSQTSGDAYVAATLEALIADISLFPEASNDRIALYKLFSALFSSSAVRIPEPTSSFAWEQRAANNLANLSPRPRQAFLLVAVEGFTHQQAAEILAVADSEFASLLDEASVEISRQVATEIMIIEDEPLIAMDIEQLVESLGHKVVSVARTHKEAVNLFSQTQPRMILADIQLADGSSGIDAVNDILNSHSVPVIFITAFPERLLTGERPEPTFLVTKPFNPDMVKALISQALFFDEGSRAAA, from the coding sequence ATGACTTTGTCCACGCGGATTGCTCCGCATCTGCCGTATCTGCGGCGGTTTTCTCGCGCCGTCACCGGCTCGCAGACCTCGGGCGATGCTTACGTGGCAGCGACCCTCGAAGCTCTCATCGCCGACATCTCGCTTTTCCCCGAAGCGTCGAACGATCGCATTGCGCTCTATAAGCTCTTTTCTGCGCTCTTCTCGTCTTCGGCCGTCAGGATCCCGGAGCCCACGTCCTCCTTCGCCTGGGAACAGCGCGCGGCGAACAACCTCGCCAACCTGTCCCCCCGCCCGCGCCAGGCTTTCCTCCTGGTCGCCGTCGAAGGCTTCACCCATCAGCAGGCCGCCGAAATCCTCGCCGTCGCCGACAGCGAATTCGCGTCCCTCCTCGATGAGGCTTCGGTCGAAATCTCCCGCCAGGTGGCGACCGAAATCATGATCATCGAAGACGAGCCGCTGATCGCCATGGATATCGAGCAGCTTGTCGAAAGCCTCGGCCATAAGGTGGTGAGCGTCGCCCGCACCCACAAGGAAGCGGTCAACCTCTTCAGCCAGACCCAGCCGCGCATGATCCTTGCCGATATCCAGCTTGCCGACGGCAGCTCGGGCATCGACGCGGTCAACGACATCCTCAACAGCCATTCCGTGCCGGTGATCTTCATCACCGCCTTCCCGGAGCGCCTGCTGACCGGCGAACGTCCCGAGCCGACCTTCCTCGTCACCAAGCCCTTCAACCCAGACATGGTCAAGGCGCTGATCAGCCAGGCCCTGTTCTTCGACGAAGGCTCGCGCGCAGCAGCCTAA
- a CDS encoding NepR family anti-sigma factor, which produces MIKDKLVTQQRMRTQAGRADDGLGPNTDIGARLRALYGAVQDEGVPDQLLDLLEKLDNAEQQQKSKNAPRDGE; this is translated from the coding sequence ATGATAAAGGATAAACTGGTGACCCAGCAACGTATGCGTACGCAGGCGGGGCGGGCAGATGATGGGCTGGGTCCGAATACGGACATCGGCGCGCGTTTGCGTGCGCTCTATGGTGCGGTTCAGGACGAAGGCGTTCCTGACCAATTGCTCGACCTGCTGGAAAAGCTGGACAATGCCGAGCAGCAGCAGAAGAGCAAAAATGCTCCTCGTGACGGAGAGTAA
- a CDS encoding RNA polymerase sigma factor, giving the protein MTTAETPSFKREMLATLPSLRAFAVSLTGKHDKADDLVQDTVMKAWAKQSSFEMGTNIKAWLFTILRNEFYSQMRKRGREVQDSDGAFTERLSVHPAQYGSMDMQDFKKALSQLPDDQREAVILIGASGFSYEEAAAICDCAVGTMKSRVSRARTRLTDILKISGEADYGPDAVSAQVTTSNHSF; this is encoded by the coding sequence ATGACCACCGCCGAAACACCTTCGTTCAAGCGCGAAATGCTGGCGACCCTGCCAAGCCTGCGCGCCTTTGCCGTGTCGCTGACCGGCAAGCATGACAAGGCCGACGATCTGGTGCAGGACACCGTGATGAAAGCCTGGGCCAAGCAGTCCAGCTTCGAAATGGGCACCAATATCAAGGCCTGGCTCTTCACCATCCTGCGCAATGAGTTCTACAGCCAGATGCGCAAGCGTGGCCGTGAAGTGCAGGACAGCGATGGTGCATTTACCGAACGCCTGTCGGTGCATCCGGCGCAGTATGGCTCGATGGACATGCAGGATTTCAAAAAGGCCCTGAGCCAGTTGCCGGACGATCAGCGCGAAGCGGTGATCCTGATCGGCGCCTCGGGCTTCTCCTATGAAGAAGCGGCGGCGATCTGTGATTGCGCTGTGGGGACGATGAAGAGCCGTGTGAGCCGCGCCCGGACGCGCCTGACGGATATCCTCAAGATCAGTGGCGAAGCCGATTATGGTCCCGATGCCGTTTCGGCGCAGGTGACCACGTCCAACCACAGTTTCTAA
- a CDS encoding Crp/Fnr family transcriptional regulator produces MSLVLPSSGRRVPCEQCPLRAMPSFRDFEPQELRFVSSFKTGELVAETGTTLIAEGSHSPHLYTLLSGWAFRYKSLPDGRRQILNYMLPGDLIGLQGTVIGEMQHSVEALSPLVLCVFQRNRMEEMFRNHPGLGFDITWIAAQEERMLDDHLLSLGRRTALERAAYLLAFLYHRAASVGLSGENALYIPITQMHVADTLGLSIVHTNKTLRKLADHGLIHWHDRSCEVLDVEGLMTLADWEGLTERKRPLI; encoded by the coding sequence TTGAGTCTTGTTCTGCCCAGCTCCGGCCGGAGGGTTCCTTGCGAGCAATGTCCCCTGCGGGCCATGCCGAGTTTCCGCGACTTCGAACCGCAGGAATTGCGCTTCGTTTCAAGTTTCAAGACCGGTGAACTGGTGGCCGAAACCGGCACCACGCTGATTGCCGAGGGCAGCCATAGCCCACATCTTTATACGCTGCTGTCAGGCTGGGCGTTTCGCTACAAGAGCCTGCCGGACGGACGGCGGCAAATCCTCAATTACATGCTGCCGGGGGACCTCATCGGGTTGCAGGGTACGGTGATCGGGGAAATGCAGCACTCGGTGGAGGCGCTGTCGCCGCTGGTGCTCTGCGTGTTCCAGCGCAACCGGATGGAAGAGATGTTCCGCAACCATCCGGGGCTTGGGTTCGATATCACCTGGATCGCGGCGCAGGAAGAGCGGATGCTTGACGATCACCTGCTCAGCCTCGGCAGGCGGACGGCGCTGGAGCGCGCGGCCTATCTGTTGGCCTTCCTGTATCATCGGGCTGCATCGGTGGGGCTGAGCGGGGAGAATGCGCTCTATATTCCGATCACGCAGATGCATGTGGCCGATACGCTTGGCCTGTCGATCGTTCATACCAACAAGACGCTGCGCAAGCTGGCCGATCACGGGCTGATCCACTGGCACGACCGGTCCTGCGAAGTGCTGGATGTCGAGGGATTGATGACGCTGGCCGATTGGGAGGGGCTGACCGAGCGTAAGCGGCCCTTGATATGA
- a CDS encoding CHASE3 domain-containing protein has protein sequence MTAMNLSEGIGIKQATARLNRRVMRRIAVMASLALVLLAAVAALVLVQGINRQIGDIVHTYEVRNQARELNLALSEAESAQRGFLLTRDDTYLGSYQQASEAIGNRLLSLTGLTENDPQQAERVRAIAGDIIGKSAEMGRSVELVQDMRSGDARRLIESGMGERMMGGLQESLQQFVEEENAKLLQRNREIDEYRRWLVGSIITALAAAVILSYALLSRTQRKVSELALSADLLHSENEVLEAHVLDRTQALEEARAHADQERQRVEALLQDANHRIGNSLATVSSLLGLQMLRSKSDEVKGALEAARSRVHAIASAHRRLRLGKDFETASADEFLGAVLEDIVVTATDARNVTVESDFDPILVSARDATTIGILAGELVTNALKHAFPNGRGGTIVVTLKHDAEGVPVLKVADDGVGLQGEQPAGEHGLGSVIVVQLSNQFGGAPVYERQAQGGLCVSVPMPGLESGKPAS, from the coding sequence ATGACGGCGATGAACCTGAGCGAAGGGATCGGTATCAAGCAGGCCACAGCCCGGCTCAATCGCCGGGTTATGCGGCGTATTGCCGTCATGGCTTCGTTGGCCCTGGTTCTGCTGGCTGCGGTTGCGGCGCTGGTGCTGGTGCAGGGCATCAACCGGCAGATCGGCGATATCGTCCACACCTATGAAGTGCGCAATCAGGCGCGCGAGCTCAATCTGGCGCTGAGCGAGGCGGAGAGTGCACAGCGCGGCTTTCTGCTGACCCGCGATGACACCTATCTCGGTTCCTACCAACAAGCGTCCGAGGCGATCGGCAACAGGCTGCTGAGCCTGACCGGCCTTACCGAAAACGACCCACAGCAGGCGGAGCGCGTGCGCGCGATTGCCGGTGACATCATCGGAAAGTCGGCGGAGATGGGGCGCAGTGTCGAACTGGTGCAGGACATGCGCTCGGGCGATGCGCGGCGGCTGATTGAATCCGGGATGGGCGAGCGCATGATGGGTGGACTGCAGGAGTCCCTGCAGCAATTCGTCGAGGAGGAGAATGCCAAGCTGCTGCAGCGCAATCGGGAGATCGACGAATACCGGCGCTGGCTTGTCGGTTCGATCATCACGGCGCTCGCGGCTGCGGTGATCCTGTCCTATGCGCTGCTGTCGCGGACGCAACGCAAGGTCAGCGAGCTGGCGCTGAGCGCCGACCTGCTGCACAGCGAAAATGAAGTGCTCGAAGCCCATGTGCTGGATCGGACGCAGGCGCTGGAAGAGGCACGGGCGCATGCGGACCAGGAGCGGCAGCGCGTCGAGGCGCTGCTGCAGGATGCCAATCACCGGATCGGCAATTCGCTGGCGACAGTATCGTCGCTGCTCGGGCTGCAGATGCTGCGCAGCAAGTCCGACGAGGTGAAGGGTGCGCTGGAAGCGGCGCGGTCGCGCGTCCACGCCATTGCCTCGGCGCATCGCCGCCTTCGACTGGGCAAGGATTTCGAGACGGCCAGTGCGGACGAATTTCTCGGCGCGGTGCTGGAAGACATTGTCGTCACCGCGACCGATGCGCGCAATGTGACGGTCGAGAGCGATTTCGATCCGATCTTGGTCAGCGCGCGTGATGCGACAACGATCGGCATTCTTGCCGGAGAGTTGGTGACCAATGCGCTCAAGCATGCTTTTCCCAATGGCCGTGGTGGGACGATCGTGGTGACGCTGAAGCATGATGCTGAGGGTGTGCCCGTGCTCAAGGTTGCCGACGATGGAGTGGGCCTCCAGGGCGAGCAACCAGCGGGCGAACACGGGCTCGGCTCGGTTATCGTCGTGCAGCTATCGAACCAATTTGGCGGTGCGCCAGTTTATGAGCGGCAGGCGCAGGGTGGGCTCTGTGTCAGCGTGCCCATGCCGGGCCTTGAAAGCGGTAAGCCCGCGAGCTGA
- a CDS encoding diacylglycerol kinase family protein, whose protein sequence is MHFIAVLNRGGGTLRTMDLDEFCRSATAIFERHGDTLDCRIVDGKQVEKELEKAAREAGVGAIIAGGGDGTISTAAAIAFRTETPLAILPAGTMNLFARAMKVPLVLEEALEAIADGEVGAVDIATANGRPFVHQFSVGIHARLVRIRENMTYRSRVGKMVASLRAIGAAAMNPPQFEAELHTSKGIERRMVSGIAISNNPLGDGLIHADGLGRHVLGVYIAAPLGTFGLLRLALDVALGRWRESPLVSEKEIDEVTLHFPKRKRGAKAVVDGELINLDPAVRLEVHADGLKMVLPKSE, encoded by the coding sequence TTGCATTTCATCGCCGTTCTGAACCGCGGCGGCGGTACCTTGCGCACCATGGATCTCGATGAATTCTGCCGCAGCGCGACGGCGATCTTCGAGCGGCATGGCGATACGCTGGATTGCCGGATCGTCGATGGCAAGCAGGTTGAAAAAGAGCTGGAGAAAGCGGCGCGAGAAGCGGGTGTGGGCGCGATCATTGCCGGCGGTGGCGATGGCACGATCTCGACGGCGGCAGCGATTGCCTTTCGGACCGAAACGCCGCTAGCCATCCTGCCAGCGGGAACGATGAACCTGTTTGCCCGTGCGATGAAAGTGCCTCTGGTGCTCGAAGAGGCATTGGAGGCCATTGCCGATGGCGAGGTTGGAGCGGTCGATATCGCCACGGCCAACGGGCGGCCATTTGTGCATCAGTTCAGCGTGGGCATTCATGCGCGGCTGGTGCGCATTCGGGAGAACATGACCTATCGCAGCCGGGTTGGCAAAATGGTGGCGAGCCTGCGGGCGATTGGCGCGGCGGCGATGAACCCGCCGCAATTCGAGGCGGAGTTGCATACATCAAAGGGGATCGAGAGGCGGATGGTATCGGGCATTGCGATATCCAATAATCCGCTGGGCGATGGATTGATCCACGCGGACGGGCTGGGCCGGCATGTTCTGGGAGTCTATATTGCCGCGCCGCTTGGAACGTTCGGGCTGTTGCGGCTGGCGCTGGATGTAGCCCTGGGGCGCTGGCGGGAGAGCCCATTGGTCTCGGAAAAGGAGATCGATGAAGTGACGCTGCATTTTCCCAAACGCAAGCGCGGCGCCAAGGCGGTGGTGGACGGTGAGCTGATCAACCTCGATCCTGCCGTAAGGCTTGAGGTCCATGCGGATGGGCTGAAAATGGTGCTGCCAAAAAGCGAATAA
- a CDS encoding HWE histidine kinase domain-containing protein has product MTETSRPLPEDVRKVVDDPVRLEALAALEVMDAGPDLDFERLSRTAAHVFGSEVALVALVDKERQWFRACFGLEGLTETTTPDSFCAHTIALPSDDDSLVVLDATKDPRFADNPLVTGWPNIVFYAGAAIRVGGQKIGSLCIIDTKPRDRFEREQEDQLVDLAALAATLFELKNEARVRARTAAALMREEWRHALTLEAGKVGSWVWDVRSGEVTCNDMFRRMYDLPEGQVIHFDDVLAATHANDRAAVQAGIDASFGEGVDFGTEARAATTGLWLTMRGRVYQRDSEGRPLVMMGACIDISESKQTADQTRLLLRELNHRVKNTLAMIQSVARQTIRQNPDPKSFIEAFSGRLRTISDAHVLLADRDWSGVQLYEVIASQLGPRFRTAPDRAEVRGDDVALPADHAVGLGLILHELTTNAHRYGAWSNERGVVEIDWNIQNEPVRGLSLNWREVGGPRVEKPGEYGLGARLIERSLAKVLDSDVKLDFAPDGVTARIWMPLPVEA; this is encoded by the coding sequence GTGACAGAGACAAGCCGTCCGCTGCCAGAGGACGTCCGAAAGGTCGTGGACGATCCGGTTCGGCTGGAGGCTCTTGCGGCATTGGAGGTGATGGACGCAGGTCCAGACCTCGATTTCGAGCGATTGAGCCGTACTGCGGCGCATGTTTTCGGATCTGAAGTTGCCTTGGTGGCGCTGGTCGACAAGGAGCGCCAGTGGTTTCGGGCCTGTTTCGGGCTCGAGGGACTGACCGAGACGACCACTCCCGACTCCTTTTGTGCGCATACGATTGCCCTGCCGAGCGACGACGACAGTCTGGTCGTGCTGGATGCTACAAAAGACCCGCGCTTTGCCGACAATCCGCTCGTCACAGGCTGGCCGAACATCGTGTTCTACGCTGGTGCGGCGATCCGGGTTGGTGGGCAAAAGATCGGCAGTCTCTGCATTATCGATACCAAGCCGCGAGACAGGTTTGAACGAGAGCAGGAAGACCAGCTGGTTGACCTGGCGGCGCTGGCGGCGACGCTGTTCGAACTGAAGAATGAAGCGCGGGTCAGGGCGCGGACGGCGGCGGCGCTGATGCGCGAGGAATGGCGCCACGCGCTGACGCTGGAAGCGGGCAAGGTGGGGTCCTGGGTTTGGGACGTGCGCAGCGGTGAAGTAACCTGCAACGACATGTTCCGCCGCATGTATGACCTGCCCGAGGGGCAGGTGATCCATTTCGATGATGTGCTGGCGGCAACCCATGCCAATGATCGCGCGGCGGTTCAGGCCGGCATCGATGCCAGTTTTGGCGAAGGCGTTGATTTCGGCACGGAGGCCAGGGCAGCAACCACCGGGCTCTGGCTGACCATGCGGGGGCGGGTCTATCAACGCGATTCCGAGGGGCGGCCGCTGGTGATGATGGGCGCCTGCATCGACATTTCCGAGAGCAAGCAGACGGCGGACCAGACGCGCTTACTGCTGCGCGAGCTCAATCACCGGGTCAAGAATACGCTGGCGATGATCCAGTCGGTGGCACGGCAGACCATCCGGCAGAATCCTGATCCCAAGAGCTTCATCGAGGCCTTTTCCGGGCGGTTGCGGACCATTTCGGACGCGCATGTGCTGCTGGCCGACCGTGACTGGTCGGGTGTGCAGCTTTATGAAGTCATCGCATCGCAATTGGGCCCCAGATTCAGAACGGCGCCGGATCGGGCGGAAGTGCGGGGCGACGACGTGGCGTTGCCGGCCGACCATGCGGTGGGGCTGGGGCTGATCCTGCATGAATTGACCACCAATGCGCATCGCTATGGCGCGTGGTCGAATGAGCGCGGCGTGGTGGAGATCGACTGGAATATCCAGAACGAGCCGGTGCGCGGGCTATCGCTCAACTGGCGCGAAGTGGGTGGGCCGAGGGTCGAAAAGCCGGGCGAATATGGCCTGGGCGCGCGACTGATCGAGCGGAGCCTGGCCAAGGTGCTGGATAGCGACGTGAAGCTGGATTTCGCGCCGGATGGGGTTACGGCCCGGATCTGGATGCCGCTGCCAGTGGAAGCTTAG
- a CDS encoding DNA gyrase subunit B, which translates to MADIAADTTKPAAARAARASSKIREEQLEDQIAQLQDDLKSIASTLAKLSNDKVNEAKAVAKSEAHHLQRQAEHVVEDVQEKASDIEQQLKATIREKPLTAVASAIGIGYVLALLSRH; encoded by the coding sequence ATGGCCGACATTGCAGCCGATACCACCAAGCCCGCCGCCGCCCGCGCGGCCCGCGCCAGCAGCAAGATCCGCGAGGAGCAGCTCGAAGACCAGATCGCCCAGCTCCAGGACGATCTGAAATCCATCGCCTCGACCCTTGCCAAGCTCAGCAATGACAAGGTCAACGAGGCCAAGGCCGTCGCCAAGAGCGAGGCCCATCACCTCCAGCGCCAGGCCGAACATGTCGTCGAGGACGTGCAGGAAAAGGCTAGCGACATCGAACAGCAGCTCAAGGCCACCATCCGGGAAAAGCCCCTGACGGCGGTCGCCAGCGCAATCGGCATCGGCTACGTGCTCGCGCTCCTGTCGCGACACTAA
- a CDS encoding DUF3309 family protein, which produces MGLGTILIIILILLLIGALPNWGYSRGFGYGPSGILGVVLIVILILVLMGRI; this is translated from the coding sequence ATGGGCTTGGGTACAATTCTCATCATCATCCTCATTCTGCTGTTGATCGGCGCACTGCCCAATTGGGGTTATTCGCGCGGCTTCGGCTACGGCCCGTCCGGCATCCTGGGTGTCGTGCTGATCGTGATCCTCATCCTTGTGTTGATGGGCCGCATCTAG